In Candidatus Electrothrix scaldis, the genomic window CAAGACAGATGGTCGCACCTGGCGCATCAAGCTTGGGAACTCACCCCTGGATACTGAAAAAATTATACTCACCAGTGGCGGTGCAGTTGTGGGCGATGTACCGGAAGGGATTCCCTCTTTGAGTATGCCGGAGATCAACCTGAAAGCTGTAACAAAACTACTCCCCACAGCAATCATCATTTCCCTTCTTGGTTTCATGGAGGCCATAGCTATTGCCAAAGCAATGGCAGCAAAAACCGGTCAACAAATTGATGCCAACCAGGAGCTCATCGGCCAAGGTTTGGCAAACATCCTTGGTTCTGCGGGCCAGAGTTATGCCGTGTCCGGTTCCTTTTCCCGCTCAGCAGTAAATCTCCAGGCTGGCGCTGTCACCGGTATTTCCTCGGTGGTCACCTCCATGATGGTCCTGCTGACGCTGATGTTTTTCACCCCCCTGCTCTATCACTTGCCTCAGGCGACCTTGGCAGCGGTTATCATGATGGCGGTTATCGGACTGATCAATACCAGCGGTTTTATTCACGCCTGGAAGGCTCAGCGCTATGATGGGATCATATCGGTGATCACCTTTCTCGTAACCCTCTATGCCGCGCCCCATTTGGACCAAGGCATTCTGGTCGGTTTCGCCCTGTCTATGGGAGTGTTTCTCTACAAATCCATGCGTCCCGTTGTTGCTGAGCTTTCCATGAACGAGGAGAAAATCCTCAAGAGCTCAGAACATTACCGACTCAAGGGCTGTCGTCATATCTCCGTGGTCCGTTTTGATGGCGCCCTGTTCTTTGCCAATGCCAGTTACCTTGATGAACAAGTTGGAAGGTTCCGCAACGAGCACCCAAATCTCCGAGCTATTCTACTTGATGCCCGTGGCATTAACGACATGGACGCCTCTGGCGAAGAAGTTCTCGCCATGATCGTACAGCGTCTGCGAGCAGCTGGCCTAAGCTTTGCCATGAGTAGTGTGAAAGGCCAGGTAATGGCAGTCATGGAACGAACCCATCTACTCGACAAGATTGGCAGAGAGCATATCTATCCAGACACAAAAACAGCTGTTGCCTCTCTCACAGAGGAAATACATAGGGATTCAAATCTCCCTAAAGATTGCTGTCCAGATTGCCCCTTGACCCATTACATACCAGCGCCCTGACGTATCTATTCACTCCATTTTGCTTTCTTAAGAGAGGCGACCCTATGAACCCCACAAAAGTTATGAATACATCCAAGGTCATTGCCCTGGCGACAGACGGTTCTTCCTCTACAGACGGAGCCGTACAGGAGGCTATTTTCCTGGCCCAGTCATGCAGAGCAAGAATTGTGGTCCTGCACGTCATTCCAATTGATTCTGGATCAGCAACTGCAATTCACGCCTCAACGTCGTCCAGCCTCCTGGAAAGCAAAAAATACCTAAAGAGGCTCAAAACACTTACTGATGATAACGAAATCCCCTGTGAGATTATCATTGAAGAGTCCTACCAGCCTGACAAAGCTATCGTTGAATTGAGCTATAAACACCAGGCTGATCTCCTGATCATGGGACGAAATAGCAGGCAAGGCTTGCGGAAATTGCTGGCAGGAAGTATGACCTCCAAGGTGATTGGTCGAGGCTTTCCCAAAGTCCTGGTTGTGCCCAAAGACTTTACCATTGGTGGAGATAAGGTTCTTCTTGCCATTGACGGCTCAGAAGCCAGCGAGGCTGCTGCGGATGAAATTATTGATATGGGCATTCATTGTACCAATCTGAAAGAAGTCTATGCCCTGTCAGTCACTCGTTCGGAAGACGGGCTTGCAGAAGCCAGAGCACTGGCGGAGGCGGCCTGCAACAGGGGAAAAGAAAAAGCGCCACGGGTCATCTTTCATCCAATGTCCTTAGCAGGAAGACCAGCTGCCGACCTCATTAGCCAGACAGCTGCGGAAAAGCAAGTAGATATGATCTTGATCGGTGGTCACGGCAAGGGGCTCACGAAGCTTCTTATGGGGCACGTGACAGAAAAGGTTATTGGAAAAGCGCACTGTGCAGTACTAGTTATTGAAAAGAAAAAAGAAGATGGATATATTCCAGAGGACAATGAGTAGGTTCTGATCATTATTGGACAAGGATCCAGCCGATGAGTATGGCAGGATTATTCCCTTAATACGTAGTTAGGGAGGAAATACACCATGACAAAGCATAATGCACGACTGCTGGGCGAAGCTGAAGTTATCGCTCTTGCTACAGACGGTTCTTCGTACACAGAAGGAGCAGTACAGGAAACTATTTTCTTAGCTCAGGGATGTGGGGCAAAAATTGTTATTCTGCATGTGATCTCGGTTGGTTCAGGATCAACAACAGGACCGCGAGCCTCTGCCGTCAAGGTACCGCAGGAGATCTCTGATTATCTGGACAACATCAAAAAGATGGCTGATGATCACGGGATTACCTGCGATATTGTCATTGAGCAGTCCTACTACAGCCCGGAAAAAACCATTGTCGATTTGGCGTATAAACATAATGCCGATGTCCTTATTATGGGGCGTCACGGCAAAAGGGGCCTGATCAAGCTCCTGGTAGGCGGTATGACCTCCAAAGTTATTGGCCAGGGTTTCCCTCAGACGCTCGTTGTGCCCTCCCATGCGACTGTTCAAGGAGAAAAAATTCTGGTCGCAACCGATGGATCTGAATCAGGTCAGGCAGCGACAGAAACAGCTATCAGCATGGGGCAAAACTGCACCACGCTCAAAGAGATCTATATACTTTCTGTAGCTGATTCTGAAGATGAACTCGAAGCATCTCAGGAAAGGGTGGAAACGGTTTGCGCAAAAGGACAGGAGATGGCTCCACGTCCCACCTTTCATCCCATCGCCTTAGTTGGTAAACCGTCTGCCGATGTTATTGCTCAGACAGCAGAAGAAAAGCAGGTGGATATGATCTTGGTCGGTGGGCACGGCAAAGGACTCAGCAAAATGCTGATGGGGCATGTCACGGAAAAAGTCATTGGCAAGGCCCATTGTGCGGTGCTGGTGATTGAGAAGAAAGAGGTTGAGGAAGAGACTCAGGAGGATGCCTCTGAGAACAGCGAATAATTCTTTCCTTGTATGATTTTTTGCTGACTATTACGGAATTAGGGAAGGCTGAACCAAGCACTGAAATATCAACAGGTTGAATTGTTCACCAAAGAGCCTCTGCAAGTCATCTGAAAAGGGGGCATGAAAAGAGGGAGCGATTCAGCCCGGCCTCCCGCAGGGTGGCCTGAAAAAGCAGCTCATGGGTACGCGGGGTGCAGGCCGCCACCACCAGCCGGTTCAGCTTGTGCTCCTGAATGGTCTCGGTCAGCACCCGTTGCGTATCCTGGGAACAGGAATACATGTTGGCTGGCCAGGGTAAAAATTTCAATATTCGGATCGCGGCCCGCTTCAACCAGCTTGGGCGCAAGGATACAGAGAGAACAGTCGTTGGTGGGAAAGGTCTTGTCCAGGCGGGCCATGACCCCACCAATGGCCCCGGACTTCTCCACCAGATACACCTTATAGCCCAGTTCAGTGAGATCAAGGGCGGTCTGGACACCGGCCACGCCACCGCCGATAACCATGACGGCTCCGCTGATCTTGGCGGCTGTTTTTGCAATTACGGTCATGAAGAGCTCCTTCGTACGTATCGGCACGGCCGCATTCCCATGCTCTACGAAGATGTAATGCGAAGACGCAATACGAACACGCAGAGACATGGTTCCGCCGTTTGCCGGAGAAATGAATCAATTGCTCAGACGGCCCTTGTCCGTCTGATTTATCGTAGAAGGATACGTCGACCAAAGAGGTCGAAAGAAATCAGGAGAGGAGGCAAGCCGCTGATCTTACTCGCCGACCCAGACCGGGTCGGGTGCCGTTACGGCAGCTTCATGTGTAGTGATGGGGTGTGCTCATGGAATATTTCTGTTGTGTAATAATTCAAGATCAACATAACAATAATGTAATACGACGGGAATTGCAAGAAAGAAAGGGTGGCTCAAGATATTGACTTTATCACTGGTGCCAGTAAAATGCGGAAGACTACCCAAAAAAACGTTTAAAATAATCAATCAACAACGCAAAAACATAGTATTTCATTAACATTTACCCAAAAGCCCTATGAGTTCATTACGGTTAATCTCAGTAATGCCTTTCTCGTAATGCTCTTGAATTATTTCTTTTAACTGTACCTTTATCTCATCAATTTTAAATGGATATTTATACCTTTTTTTCTTAAATGAGTAGATATAGTGAATTCCTTTATCATATAGGATTAGATCAAACGATTGGAATTGTATGTATGCTCCTGTATCTTTTGCAGTTAAAACAACCTCTCCCCCTTCATAAGGCAACTTATTTTTTCCACATTCCAATGTAAAAAATTCTTTGATATCTTCTCGCGTAACCTCAAGATCTGATTGCTCTACGAGACTATATGCTTTCTTCTTTTCTTCCTCGGGGTGATCTCTCTCCCAAACAAATAATGATACGATTTGATTTGCTTCATCCTTGAGCCAAGTCGCGAGGGTTTTGTGTTGACTAGCCCTAGTCAATGATTTCTGCATATTTTTATGTTTTTTTCTATATTCATTAAAATATTTTACGAATATCTTTGAATCAGAAACATTAACAATGTGTTGTTTATTCTTCAACCCTTCGATCTTTGCTTTGTATTCATGATATAATGACTCATTTTTTACAACAGTCATTATATCTCGCTCTAGACGAACTCCAGTTACTGTAAAATTTGCACTTCCTATAATGACAATATTTGGATCAACTAAATACAATTTCCAATGCACACTCGACTCATATCTAAAGTCAACATAAGTCATCAATTGTTCGTCAGCATTATTTTGGCAATACTCAATGAGTTTCGGTGAACTAAAAGAATTTATTGTCCCTATTATTATTTCGACACGATTTCCGTTTGCCACCAGTGTTCCGAGCAGATCCTCAGTTCCGCTCGCAAATGCCGTAACAATTTGTATTTTTCGATTTGAAAAGGTTTTTAGAGTTGATTCTAAATCGTTGTTTGAATCTAGTATTTTCATGTTTCACACTCTCGTCAGCAACCGCTGATTGACAAGGATTATGGATATTACTGAAATCACCCTGTAGCCGCCAACGCCGCGCCAAAGGCCCCAATGATATCCGGGAACTCCGGCACCAGCACCTGGGTGTCACCGAGCCGCTCCTGGAGCATTTGCACCATACAGGGATTATTAGCCACCCCACCGGAAAAGGCCACAGTCTCACCGTAACCAGTGCGTGAAAGCATGGCGATCAGACGAGTAACCACAGAACTATGCACGGCCCGCGCAATCTGCTCACGAGGAACACCTCGGTTTTTCATGGAGATCACCTCAGACTCGGCAAAGACCGTACACATGGAGTTGATCTGCACCTCCTGCTCCGCAGCAAGGGCCGCTTGGCCGAACTCCGCTAACGGATAAGCAAGAGAAGCAGCCATAATCTCTAAAAAACGCCCAGTACCAGCAGCGCATTTATCGTTCATCTGAAAATGAGCCACCTTGCCCTGAGCATTCAGGGTGATGACCTTGGAATCCTGCCCGCCCACATCAACGATGGTGGTGCAGTCGGGCAGGTGATGACGAATACCCAAGGCATGGGCCTTGATTTCGGTGATGACCTGGTCGGCAAAATGCTCAGCAGCAAGATGGCGCCCATAACCAGTGGCAACTACCTTATCTGCCCGAAAATCGGCAATCATCTTTTCTGCTTGTCGATGGGGCTCAAAGCCGGATTCAACAATCCGATGATCCACCAAGCATTCCCCATCCCAAACCGCCATTTTCACGGTCCGGGAACCGAGATCAACACCGATGTACATACTCCATATTCTCCTTACAGGTTGTAGGGGCAGGCCCCTGTGCCTGCCCGAAAATAAGGGCGAACACAGGGGTTCGCCCCTACTTAGTCACTCAGCTGTTCCAAAAAGGCCTCAATCCGAGTCTGCATCTGCCCCATATCCTCGGGGGAATAATCAGATTCCAGCGAGAGATAGGGAATTCCTTCCTTATCACAGGCCTCGCGGATCCGTACTTCCTCGATATTATAGGTATGGCAGAACTGGAGAGAGTAGTTGATAATTCCCTGGGCCCCGGACTCACGGAACTCCTTGACCACCTGGTCAATCCGCTCGTTATTGGGGGTAAAGCAGGAGCAATCAATTTCCTTGTAACGATCAGTGAGCGCGGCCAGCATATTATCCATACCAGTGACAGACTCATCGATCAGGTCCTTGAAATAACGGGTACCTATGCAGGATTCCTCGTTAACGATTACCGCCCCTGCCCCTTCCACCAGGTTATGCACCTTCCAGTTGGGCAGGGCCATTGGCGAACCAGCGACCATCACCCGGGCGCTCTTCTGTCCCTGGACCGTCACCTGCTGCGCGACCCGCTCGTCCAGCTCATCGCAGAGGGCGTTGAGCCTCTCGGTAAAGCGAACCGGATCATCATAAAAGGCGATCTGCTCAATGAGCAGGCCGTCTTTACCGGAAATCGGGGAAGGATTATGATGACGCAGGTTGTTCAACCGTTGCAATGCCTTGCGCTTATTATTCATCAATTTAATCGCCGCCGCCAGATCAGCCTCGGTTATTTCCTTGCCCGTGGTCTCTTCCATCTTAACCTTAAAGGCCTTGACCTCTTCATGCCAGAGCGCAATGCTCTGCGGCTTCTTGGTCTGGGGAATCTCCATCACATGGGTGGGGATCAGACGATCCAGCAATTCCCAGGTCTTTTTCTTGGCATCACAGGTGGTCTCGCCATAGAGAAAATCTGCTACCTGAAAATAGGGACAGATTCGGCCAGCCTTAAAACCATAGGCTGACTTGACCATCGGGCAGATGTTACGAGGCAGGGTCTTTTCTGCATCCGGCACCGAGCCCTGCGAACCACCGCAGAGCCCAATGCATATACCACCCGCAGCAAGAACAATCTCTTCCGGGATGTAGACACAGAAGGTACCGACTACCGGTTTTCCCTCGGCTTTAGCCTCCACCAATTCCTTGATCCGCCCGCCGTGTAACTCAGCGATCATCTCATCAAAATAGGCCATAGCCTTGGGACGATTCTCCTGGCTGAGGAAGGCTTGCGCATAGACATCACCCAGCATCTTGCGGGCCTTGTCAAAACGCTCCACATCCACGTCCAGAGATTGCCACAGCTCCGGGTAGGCCTTGACTTCAAAATCACTCATTTTCGCCTCCCGGATCAACCGCAGGAACCGTTGCAGGAACAACCGCAGGAACCGCCATCGCCTCCTCCTGCCAACGGTTTTTCGCTGGTGATACTGAAACCACCACCGGAACAACCACAGCCGCTGCTGGACTCAAGATAATCTACCTTGATAGCTCCACAGGTTTCTGTAAGGGCCTTTTCTACCAGAAAGCTCACGCCTTCCTGCTCAAAGCTCAGGTCATTTTCCTTGGCCTCATCAAGGGCCAATCCCAGGCTGGGTCCTGAACATCCACCGGACATCAGAAAGATGCGTACAGAGGACTCAATATTCTGCTGCCCCAAGTATTCCTTGATGTTTGCAATTGCTGATTCTGTTACTTCAATCATGATTTTCTCCTGAAATTATTAATAAAGTTATAAACCGGGAAATACAAAGAACGAGATGACTCGTTCCGTCCCGAACAAATCCAAGCCGTCAGCCCGACAATGAGTTCAAAAGCAGAATACATTTTGAGAAAACATACTATTACAGAGAACACTCTCCAAAGATTAAGACAAGAGAGATTCCTGCTCGCGAAATGCGCGATGAGATGGCATCAGACGGTCTTCTGCTCGTCTGATCTTCAGAGCGGGGGAATAAATTTCCGAAAAAATCAGAGGGGAGAGGTCACCGCTGTTATATCCTGCCAGCCCCAACTGGGCCGGGTACCGTTTTACGGCCTCAGGTATATGGAGGAATAGGAGGGAAAGACATCATACAGTGATTAGGTGAGAGAAAAATTGAGAGCTTTATATTAAAAATAAAGGTGCCACAGATTCAAGGCGATTGCAATGGAAAAGCGTAGGGATCCAAGGAGCACCTACGCCTCTCCAATACGATAACACCCTGTTCTAACTTTTATTCACAAGAGTAATCTGATCATTGAGTGTCCAGAGATCATAGAGAATACCTAAACCGAACAGCCCTACAGTGAAAAGGTAGATAATCCCGCTCACCCATTTTCCCATGTACATACGGTGGATCCCAAAGGCACCCAAAAAAACCAGGAAAATCCAGCAGAGGTTGTAATCTATAGGACCAGGAGCAAAGCGCAGATCAGCCTCACTATCCATGCCGGGAATCAGAAAAAGATCAACAATCCAACCAATACCGAGCAGCCCCAGGGTGAAAAAATAAATGGTACCGGAAATCGGTTTGCCGTAATAAAAGCGATGCATTCCCATGAAACCAAAAATCCAGAGAATGTATCCTATTGTTACACTATGCGTGTCACGCTTACTCATTATCAACTCTCCTTTCTCTTGTCATGAAGTTTCCTGCTACATGGCAACCAGAGGCAAATACGCTGGTTGCCAGCGAAAATTACGGATTAATTTCTGCAAACGCACTGGATCGTTATTATGCTGGAACGTAGAGAAGGCACAGGGACGACTTACCCCCGCAGCAATGGCCGCCTCACCTACGGCCTGAGCAACTTTGATGCTTATCTTGGAAAGATCTGTCACAGGAGGAAGAAGTGCGCCATCCCGCATGGCATCAAGGCTCACACAGGAGGAGACAGCGCTGGCAGCAGCGGTAAAAAACTCCGGCAGTACAGCCCGTGAGCCAGCCATCAAGGTGCCGAGTCCTACTCCAGGAAAAATAAAAACATTATTGGCCTGGGCCACAAAGAAGGCCCGCCCCTCATAGAGTACATCCGGGAAGGGGGAACCTGTTCCTACCAAAGCGAGCCCTCTGGTCCAGTTATAAATATCTGCCGGAACAGCCTCAGCATGGTCGGTAGGATTGGAAAGCGGCATAACCACCGGACGCTCTGTATGCTCCAGCAGTGCCGTAACAACCTCCTTGCTAAAACATCCAGGCTGCCCTGAAGTACCAATGAGGACTGTAATCCCTGCCTGTTTCACCACATTCTCCAGCGCGCCATCTTTTTCTTCCCGGAGCCACTCCAGTGCTGCCGGATCTTGGGCAAACTTCTGCTTATAGGGCAACAGCTCGCGATCCGTGGTGATCAGCCCCTTGGAATCCAAAGTAAAGATCTGTCGACGTGCCTCCTCTTCTGACAGGCCCTCCGCGCACAGAGCAATCATGATCTGCTCTGCAATACCAATCCCCCCTGCCCCGGCTCCATGAATAAGGAACTTCTGCTGTGACAGCTTTTCCTGCTTGATCCGCATAGCCGTGTAAATAGCTGCCAAAGCCACAGATCCAGTCCCTTGGATATCATCGTTAAAGGAGATCATATCATGGAGAAAGGTATCGCGGATGGCAAAGGCATTCTGCTTGGAAAAATCTTCCCACTGGCACAGAGCACTGGGAAAAACATTGCGGAAGGCCCGGGCAAAACGCTGGATAAAATCGATATACTGATCCCCGGCAATGCGCTTATGCCGCCAGCCCAGATATTCATGATCATTGAGCAACGCCTCATTATTAGTCCCCACATCCAACGAGATGGGCAGGCAATGCCAAGGCGCAATGCCTGCCCCCTGGGTATAGAGCATCAGCTTACCCAGGCAGATGGCGATCCCGCCAGCGCCCTGATCACCGAGTCCAAGAATACCATGGTTATCCGTCACCACAGCAACCCGGATATCCCGCTGCTGGAATCGACGCAACACATTCTCGGCCTGATCAATATTCCCGGGATGAAAATGGAGCCCATTGGCTGAGCGAAACATGGAGGAGTACTGCTGACAGGCATATCCCACGGTCGGGGTATAGATAATCGACATGTAACGGCTGATATCGCTCTTGATCAGGGCATGGGCCAGGGTCACATTGCGATCAAAAAGCGAACGGATATAGACAAAGCGCTCAATATCCGAGTCCTTGGCTTCCACTTTGATCCGGCTGTTTTCCACCTGTTCTTCCAGGCTGCGCACAGCAGGGGGCAGCATGGCAATCAGTCCGAGACGCTGCCGCTCATCATTAGTAAAAGCAGTTCCCCGGTTAATAAAAGGGTCTGAATGAAGGCTGAGCCCGCTGGCGTAGACATAGATCTCGCGGGTGTTGCCGTATTCATCGTATTTGAACAGGGAGGAAGTCTCCGACATAGGTGCAGTCTCCTAAAAAAGTACTCTTTCCGGCGTGCCCTGAGATATCCGTAAAAAGGAATGTACAGGAAGGTGCCAGTCTTCTTTACCAATGGAGTTTACCTGTACCCTGAGGAAACTTCAAGGGGAAGCCATTTTTCATCTATAGACCCAAAATCATCTGCGAAGTTTTTCGTCTCCTATCATATCACTATCAACCTCCCTTCAGCTCTCACAAAAAATACTATTTATTCAATTTGACGAGATTGTTCCGCTTTCAGACGGCTCCGTACCTGGATACAAAGCAATTAAGATGATATAAATTATCAGTACCAATTAACACTCAAAACAAAACAAAAAGGTGGAACATATGAGTACAAACAGAAGACAAAAGGCTATGAAGGTCAGAGTTTCCGCAGCAGAACTGGCAGCGAATAGGGTCCACCCACGACATGTGGCAAACGGCGATGAGCAAAAATTTCGCCGAAAGGATGGATCTCCCAGTTATCTCGCCAGCTTTACCAAGGGCCTGCCTCATAACCATGAGACAGGCCTTATTTGTGATCCCGAGGATTTTCAACAATTCGTCCGGGGAATCGACAGCGGAGATCCCCGAGACTTCGTCGACACCCCGCTGGGCCCAAAGGGATACCCCTGTACGTGTACAGGATGTGCCTGCGAAAAGACGGAACAAGTAAGTACGGCCAAGACCGATCCTGAGCAAAATTCCTCCCAGGAAGATCCTTCCCAGTGCGGGTGTACGGGCGAGAGGAATAAGGAGGAAGAGAATTGCTGCCCTTGCGTGTGGAAATCTGAAAAAGGGAGGTACAAAAATAAAGTCCGAGCCTGGGAGAGTCAGGGAGGAGGGAACACCTTTGATCTGGAAGGACCTGATGCACAGGCAGTTACCATGCCTCCAGCTCCGGCCTTGGGCAGTGATGAACTGATCGCAGAAATGGCTGAGGTTTATGCGCAGGCCTTATTGCGGGATGTGCCGTTTACTGAAATCACCGATTGTTCTGGTGACAAGGTTAATGAGATCATTGAGACCCTCAATAAGCTCGATTGGATTAACACAAAATGCGGCCTGACTCCAGCTGAAGATTCCCGTAGAAGAAAAGTGAATCCCAAGACAGGGCTTCTTGACGGACAGACTGTCTTCCGAGGAATCACACCTGGCGATGAAATTGGGCCGTATATTTCCCAATTTCTCCTGGTAGGCAATAAAGGGCTGATGGATGCGCACAATCCTTGTGAGGGACGAATTGCCTATGGATCCATTACCATTGACCAACGGGTACGAAAGGTTCACGAGTGTGATTTCATGACAACCTGGAACGAGTGGTTTGATGTCCAGAATGGAGCTGATTTACGGGGGGATGAGCAATATGAAAAAAAGGGCAAGGTTCCTACATATCGATTCATTACAACCCCGCGCGATCTGGCGACCTATGTCCATTATGATGCCCTGTACGAAGCCTATCTCAACGCCTGCCTGATCATGCTTGGCGACAAGGTTCCCTTTGATCCGGGCATCCCCTTTCAAAGAGAAGATATCGATGATCACCAGCAGGGATTTGCCCATTTCGGCGGACCACATATCCTTTCGCTCGTGACCGAAGTTGCTACCCGTGCCCTCAAGGCTGTGCGCTTCCAGAAATTCAATGTACATCGCCGAATGCGGCCTGAGGTACTAGCCGCAAGGTTGACCCGTTACAACCACCTAAAACCGGAAAAATTTATTTCGGAACTAAGTGAGGAGGAATTGGGAAAACTGAACAGTGAAGACGTCAAGATCATGGAGGAAAATGAAGAAAAGTTTAGAACATCAGGCCTAGATGTTCTTGAGCTAGGAAGAATGGTAGGAGCTGATGGGTTAAAAGATATCCTCACGATGGTAGGAGAAAAAAACAGTGAAACAAACTGTGATGATAACGAGCTTAACTATCTTCTCCCTATGGCCTTTCCCGAAGGCTCTCCCATGCACCCTGCCTACGGTGCAGGACATGCAACTGTTGCCGGGGCCTGCGTAACGATCCTCAAGGCTTTTTTTGATCATAGCCATCCCCTACGCTTAGCCGGAGATGATAAGCATGCCTTTGTCCCCTGCGGTGACGGATCATACTTGGAGTGCGTAAAGATTGAAAATGGCAGTTTAACCGTCGAAGGAGAACTCAACAAACTTGCCTCCAATATCTCTATTGGCCGCGACTGGGCAGGAGTGCATTACTTCTCTGACTACATCGAGTCTCTCCGCATGGGCGAGCAGATTGCCATTGGTATCCTGGAAGAGCAGAAGCTCACCTACGGCGAAAATTTTTCCATGACCATCCCCCTGTTTGACGGCGGCACCATCCGCATCTAATCCATCAAACGCAAACAGGCCCCTTATATATTGTGAGGGGCCTCTATTTCAGCACGAGTTGATTCAATACAAAGGAGGAACTTCTCATGTCCGATTCAAAAGTATGGACCAAGAAAATTGTTCAGCAACACGCAAAGGTAGCAGCTGATGTTGAGTTGTACACCATCCCTTTCTACACCACAGTGATGACCTCAATCAAGGATGTGAACAGCGAGGCCTACAAGATTATTCAGGGCATCCTAATTGAAGAAATGATGCATTTGCAGTTGGCTTCCAATCTTTGCGTTGCTCTGGATACAACACCTCAATTTAACTCTCCCAACTTTCACTGTGACATTCCATATCTGAAGCCGGGCGTTGTTCTTAATGCGGATATGGAACCTCTCAATGAAAACAGCCTTCGGGTCATGCTGGCCATTGAAACCCCGGAAAGCGTCTTGGCCGGAAACGGAGACTCAACCCCGAACGGCAATGATACGCCTCAATATCCCTATAGTTCCATCGGAGAAATGTATAATGCCCTGTTTACGGGCATTGAGAAGGTAGGCCCGGAGCAGTTCAGTTGGAACACTGACGATCAACATCAATTCTGGGTAGACCAGGGATACCCCCAGATTATAAGCACACCTGAGGAGGCAAGACAGGCTGTTGATGCCATTGAGGCCCAAGGTGAGGGAGGGCATACAGAACAGAATATCAACGATCCAAACCAGGCCTCCAATTCTGACAATTTCCTCATTACTCCAGAAGAATATCAAATGAACAATACCGCTCCTGATGGCTCCTTCCACATTCCTATAGAACTGAAGAAATACTGCCATTACGGTCGCCTTCTCCATATCAAGAACACCGGTATCCCAGAAACCTACACAGGGACAGACAACCCTACCTACAAGGCCAATAAAGAATTACGGGTCAAACTGGCAATGATGCTCGGCACGCTCAATATGCTCTGGCTGGGAGACACCTTTATGCCACCAGGTGCCCGCTGGGGCATGGCCCTGCAATTAATGCGAGATGTGGGGTCATTAGCAAGGGAATGCTGGGAGAACGGCGTGGTTCCAGATTGGTCATAATAAGAAGTGAATCTCCCTCTCCCTGAAGGAGAGGGAGAACA contains:
- a CDS encoding ferritin-like domain-containing protein gives rise to the protein MSDSKVWTKKIVQQHAKVAADVELYTIPFYTTVMTSIKDVNSEAYKIIQGILIEEMMHLQLASNLCVALDTTPQFNSPNFHCDIPYLKPGVVLNADMEPLNENSLRVMLAIETPESVLAGNGDSTPNGNDTPQYPYSSIGEMYNALFTGIEKVGPEQFSWNTDDQHQFWVDQGYPQIISTPEEARQAVDAIEAQGEGGHTEQNINDPNQASNSDNFLITPEEYQMNNTAPDGSFHIPIELKKYCHYGRLLHIKNTGIPETYTGTDNPTYKANKELRVKLAMMLGTLNMLWLGDTFMPPGARWGMALQLMRDVGSLARECWENGVVPDWS